AGAATCCGCTCGGTCGTCGTTGTCTTCCCGGCGTCAATGTGCGCCATGATCCCTATGTTTCGTACGTTATTTAAATTCTTTTCTTCGCTCATAACCTGTGAACCGTTTTTCCCCACTCTAAATTCTAAAGTGGGCGAATGCCTTGTTCGCTTCCGCCATCTTGTGAGTATTGCGTTTTTTCTCTATTGTAGCTCCTTCGTTCTTGGATGCCGCTATGAACTCGTTGGCGAGTTTTTGAGCCATGCTCTTACCGCCTCCCGCGCGTGCGTATCCGATCAGCCATCGCATCGCAAGCGCCTGTTTCCGCTTCGGGTTGATCTCTATAGGAACCTGGTAGGTCGAGCCTCCTATTCTGCGTGACCGCACCTCTAACATCGGTGTCGCATTTTCGAGCGCCTTTTGAAAAATTTCCAACGGAGCGTCAGTTTTGAGTTTTCCACCTATTATCTCCAAGGCGCTGTAAAAGATCGTCTCCGCCGTGCTCTTTTTCCCTTTGAGCATCAGATTGTTGATAAACTTGCTGACCACGAGGTCTGAATACCTCGGGTCGGGCAGTATATCACGTTTTTCCGGTCTTCTTCTTCTTGCCATTTCTTTAAGATTTCGGTTTTTTCGTTCCGTACCGCGAGCGGCTCGTTCTTCTGTCGTCTACCCCGCTTGCGTCCTGCGTCCCGCGGATAATATGGTACCTCACACCCGGCAGGTCTTTAACCCTTCCCCCTTCGATAAGCACGAGTGAATGCTCCTGGAGGTTGTGCCCCTCGCCGGGAATATAAGCCGTCACTTCAAATCCATTGGTCAGACGTACGCGCGCCACTTTTCTGAGAGCGGAGTTCGGCTTCTTCGGTGTCGTCGTATAGACCCTCGTACAGACTCCCCTTTTCTGGGGAGAACCTCCCAATGCGGGCGCCGAAGTCTTCTTCTTCGGAGCCGACCGTCCCTTTCTTATCAACTGGCTTATTGTGGGCAATTTATTCCTATTTCTCCTTTTCTATCCGAGCTGGGTAAATGTAAGATTATTCACTATATAGTCAACACTTTTCCGCCCTGATTCATACGGTTTTTTCCGCTACAGACGCCGCTTCCCGCTCTTCCATCTCGGAAACCTGTTCGCTGACTCCCGTTTCCTTATCATCGTCGACTTTAAGGATCAAATTTTTTGATATTATGCTGCCGGTTCCGGCGGGAATTAGACGACCCATTATCACGTTTTCTTTCAGACCCCGCAGCGGGTCAACCTTGCTTGCTACGGCTGCGTCGGTCAGAACGCGTGTAGTCTCCTGGAACGATGCCGCGGAGATAAAGCTCTCCGTGTTGAGCGAGGCTCTCGTTATGCCCAAGAGCAAGGGTTTCGATGTCGCCTGATTTGTGGTTCTTGATTTCATCGGTTTTTTATCGACCTTTTTCAACCGTTCGTTCGTTTGCTTGAACCGTTCCTTTTCCAGCAGCTCACCCGGATTGATCTTCGAATCACCTGAATCGGTTACGACTACCAACCCTTCTATCCTGTTGTTCTCATCGAGAAAATAGATCTTGTTGATTCTGTCGCCTTCTAAGTAATCGGTGTCGCCCGGGTCTTTGACCTCCACCTTCCGCATCATCTGCCTGACGATAACTTCTATGTGCTTGTCGTTTATTCGCACATCCTGAAACCGGTAAACGGCTTGTATCTCGTCAACGAGATATTCCTGCACCTTACCCGGTCCGAGGATGTTCAGAATGTCCTGCGGAGCGATAGAACCCTCTGAGAGCGCCTCGCCCGCCTCCACCGTATCTCCCGGATGAACCAGCACATGTTTGCCGTACGGGACTGAATATTTCTTTTCCTCTTCTTCGCTGCCCTTTACGATGATCTCCTGAACGCCTCTCCGGAGCTTGCCGTAGCTGACTATGCCGTCTATCTCGCTGACGACCGCCGGTTCTTTCGGTTGTCTCGCTTCAAAGAGCTCGGCAACCCTGGGGAGACCGCCGGTTATGTCGCCTGCTTTCCGGCTCTCCCGGCGTTTCTTGATGAGGATATCACCCTGCTTAACCTTTTTCCCTTCCGAAACCATGAGTTGTGAACGGACGGGTATTCTCGCACTTGTTTCCGATTTCTTTCTCTTGGTTATTATCTCGATCTTCGGAGTGAGTTTTTTATCGCGCGATTCGATGATAAACCGTTGTTTCCTGCCGGCTTCATCAGCTTCTTCCCTGAGGGTCTGCCCCTCTTCAATGTCCACGAACTTGATAATTCCGTCCTCCTGGGCGATGATAACGTCAACGTCCGGGTCCCATTTGAAGATTACCTCATCCTGTTCTATCTTCTCACCGTCGTCCTTCAATACTGTCGCTCCGTAAGGAACGTTGTAGTTCACTATGTTCTGACCGTTCTTGTTCACGATATGCAGTTTGGAATTTCTCGTAAGCGCTATTCTGCCTCCAGCCCGCTTCGGCGTGACTTTGAATTTCTTGTCATATTTCAAATACCCGCCGACCTTGGCGTGCATTTCCGTCTTAGCGGCGATTACGCTCGCCGCACCGCCTACATGGAACGTCCGGAGCGTAAGCTGCGTACCCGGCTCGCCGATACTTTGAGCCGCCATGATTCCTACCGCCTCGCCGTTGAAAATCATCTTGCCGGTAGTGAGATTTCTGCCGTAGCACTTGGCACAGATTCCCCGCTTTGCTTCGCAGGTGAGCGCTGAGCGTATCGCTATCGATTCGACGGCGCTGTTCTCGATCACGTCCGCTACCGCTTCATCTATCTCGGTACCCGCTCCGACGATGAATTCTTCCGTTATCGGGTCATGAACATCGTCGAGAGCCACTCTGCCGAGCACACGGTCTTTCAGGAGTTCCTTGACTTCTTCACCTTCCTTGAGAGCCGAGATGGAGATCCCCCTGATCGTGCCGCAGTCTTCTAACAGGATCACCACGTCCTGGGCTACATCGACCAAACGCCGCGTCAGATATCCTGCATCAGCCGTTTTGAGAGCGGTATCGGCAAGACCCTTCCTCGCGCCGTGTGTGGAGATGAAGTATTCCAGAACCGTAAGCCCTTCTTTGAAATTCGACGTAATCGGGTTCTCGATAATCTCACCCGTTCCGCCTGTCAGGCTCTTTTGCGGCTTCGCCATTAACCCGCGCATACCGGCGAGCTGACGTATCTGTTCCCTGTTGCCTCTTGCGCCGGAATCCGACATCATGTATACCGGATTAAATCCGTGATCCGCCTCCTCTAAATGTTTCATCATAGCGTCGCCGATCTTTAAGCTCGTAGAAGTCCAGATATCTATCACCTTGTTGTAGCGCTCTCCGTCGGTTATGATCTCAGCCTCGTACTGAGCGATTACCTGTTTGACCTGTTTATGGGCCTCTTCAACCAGCTCCTGCTTTTCGGGAGGAATGACAACGTCATCGAGCCCGAAAGATATTCCGCTGAGTGTGGCGTGTTCGAATCCGAGCTTTTTAAGCCCGTCAAGAAATGTAACGGTATCGTAATTTCCGGATATTCTGAACGCCTCTCCTACGATCTTTTCAAGATATTTTTTAGTTACCACCCTGTTTACGTATTCAAGTTCTTTCGGTACGATATCGTTGAATATTACTCTTCCGACGGTCGTGTTGATCATCTCACCGTTCCTTCGTACAATGATGTCGGTGTGAAGTGTGATCAGATCATGGTCATACGCTATCTTCGCTTCGGAGGGCGAGCTGAATGTCATCCCTTCACCTTTAGCGCCCGGCAAACTTTTCGTGAGATAATAGCATCCGAGCACCATATCCTGCGAAGGAAGAGCTATCGGCATTCCGTGCGCCGGAGAAAGAATGTTATGGCTCGCAAGCATCAGCACACGCGCTTCAAGCTGCGCTTCGATTGATAAAGGAATATGCACCGCCATCTGATCGCCGTCGAAGTCAGCATTGAACGCCGCACAGACAAGAGGATGAATTCGGATCGCTCTACCCTCCACAAGAACAGGCTGGAACGCTTGAATGCCGAGCCTGTGAAGCGTCGGAGCGCGGTTTAGAAGTACCGGATGATCTTCTATCACCTCTTCGAGGACGTCCCATATCTGAGAGTCCTTCCGCTCCACCATCTTTTTTGCGCCCTTCACGGTACGCTGATAACCCCGTTCAATCAGCTTGTTTATGATGAACGGTTTGAATAACTCGATCGCCATTTCTTTCGGCAGTCCGCACTGGTGCAGCTGGAGGTCCGGTCCGACCACGATGACCGATCTGCCGGAATAGTCAACTCTCTTCCCGAGCAGGTTTTGACGGAATCTCCCCTGTTTGCCTTTGAGCATATCCGAAAGACTCTTTAGCAGCCTGCGGCTACCGCTTCTGACTGCGGTGCGCCTGCGGCTGTTATCGAAGAGCGAATCAACCGCTTCCTGAAGCATTCTCTTTTCATTTCTGAGGATGACTTCGGGAGCGCGAATTTCCATCAGCTGTTTTAGTCGGTTGTTACGGATGATGACCCGCCTGTAAAGATCGTTCAGATCGCTTGTTGCGAACCTGCCCCCGTCGAGCGGTACCAACGGTCTGAGCTCCGGCGGGATAACAGGGATGATACCCATTACCATCCATTCGGCTTTATTGAGCTTCTTACCCTCGCGTTCTTCGAACGATTTCACCACGCGCAGTCTTTTAAGCGCTTCTAATTTCCGCTGTACGGAGGTCTCGTTCTCTACTTTATCCCGTAGTTCTAAAATAAGTTCAGGTATTTCCAATGAGGCAAGCATCTTGCCTATGGCATCGCCGCCCGTATCTACGACGAGCGGATTATCACCATACAACGTTTCCTCTCCGATCTCCTCCTCTAACTCGTTTAATTCATCCTCGGAAAGGAGTTGATTTTTTTCGAGTTCCGTTGTTCCCGGATCTAAAACAACGTAATTTTCATAGTAAACTATCTTCTCGAGTAGCTTGACCGACATGCCCAATACGTAGCTTATCTTGCTGGGAATCGACCGCAGGTACCAGATATGTACTATCGGAACGGCGAGAGTTATATGCCCCATTCTCTCTCTGCGAACCTTCTTGCGGGTTATCTCCACGCCGCATCTGTCGCAAATTATCCCCTTGTAACGGGGTCGTTTGTATTTACCGCAGTGACACTCCCAGTCCTTGACCGGACCGAATATCTTTTCGCAGAAGAGTCCGTCCTTTTCCGGTTTGTAAGTCCGGTAGTTGATTGTCTCCGGTTTTAATATTTCGCCGTAAGAGCGGGCAAGTATCGAGTCGGGCGACGCCAGAGATATCTGTATTTCCTTGAAATTTTCCTTGAACGTCGCTTGTCTTGGTTTTATATATGCCAAGCTAACCTCCTAAAGGTGAATTAGCATTGTTGTTTATCATAATCTATTTCAGCTCCACGTCTATGCCGAGTCCCATTAGCTCCCGCAAGAGGACGTTGAAAGACTCGGGAATTCCCGAATCCGGAAGGTTCTGACCCTTGACAAGAGCCTCGTACACTTTTGACCTTCCGTCAACGTCGTCCGACTTCACCGTAAGCATTTCCTGAAGCGTATACGCCGCTCCGTAAGCTTCCAAAGCCCAGACTTCCATCTCGCCGAAACGCTGACCGCCGAATTGCGCTTTTCCGCCTAACGGCTGCTGAGTGATCAACGAGTAAGGACCGGTTGAACGTGCATGCATTTTATCATCTACAAGGTGCGAGAGTTTCATCATGTATATTTTTCCGACAGTGACTCTCTGATGAAATTTCTCGCCTGTAATACCATCGTAAAGTTCCGTCTTTCCGTCTTCGGCGATCCCGGCTTTTTTAAGCTCTTCGAGGACTTCTTCCACTCTTGCTCCGTCGAATACCGGAGTCTCGTAATGAACGCCCAATTTGTATCCCGCGTATCCGAGCAGTGTCTCATATATCTGCCCGAGGTTCATTCGCGAAGGAACGCCTAACGGGTTCAGCACGAGGTCGATCGGGGTACCATCGGCAAGGAACGGCATATCTTCGATGGGAACTATCTCCGCCACCACTCCTTTGTTGCCGTGCCTGCCCGCCATCTTGTCTCCAACCGATATCTTCCGCTTCGATGCGATATAGACCTTAACGAGCTGGATAATTCCCGGCGGCAGGTCTTCGCCCGCCTTCATCTTGAATTTTTCTTTTTCCCACTCTTCATCTATCTCTTGAACGCGTGCTTCATAGTTATCCATCAGACTGAATGCGAGAGCGTTTGCCTTACTGTTATCTGTCCAGGGTTTTTCCCTGCTGAGAGCGTCGAATTCGATCTCGGCTATCCTCTCGGCGGTGAGCTCCAAGCCCATCTTGAGAACGCTCTTACCTGTTTCGCCGTCCCGCAGTCCGGAACTCTTTTTCCCTTCCAATATCTTGAGCATTTTTTCGTTTCGAAGACTCTTCAGCCAGTTTAATCTTCTCCTGAACCTGCCGCGCATTTTTCCGGTTTGCTGCTTTTCCTCCTGCCGGAAGTCCTTGCTCCGCCTTGTGAACATTTTCGTATCCACGACGACTCCGTAAACTCCCGGAGAAGCCTTCAGCGATGCGTCCTTCACGTCTCCCGCTTTTTCACCGAATATCGCTTTCAGGAGCTTCTCCTCCGGCGTCGGATCGGTTTCACCTTTCGGCGTGACCTTCCCGATAAGAATATCACCGGGTTCGACTTCCGCGCCAATCCTTATGACACCGTCCTCGTCGAGGTTCCTTGTCGCTTCCTCGCTCACGTTCGGAATCTCCCGGGTCAGTTCTTCCTCCCCTCTTTTGGTGTCCCTGACCTGCATCTCGTATTCCTCTATGTGAAGCGAGGTAAAGACGTCGTCCCTGGCAAGCCGAGCACTAACTACTATGGCGTCTTCGTAGTTGTAGCCGCGCCACGGCATGAATGCTACGAGAATGTTTTGGCCTAAGGCGAGTTCACCCCTGTCGGTTGCGCTTCCGTCGGCAAGGATATCTCCCTGATTGACTTTATCGCCTACCTTAACGAGCGGCTTCTGATTAACGCATGTATCCTGGTTCGTTCTCAGGTACTTGATAAGCTTGTATTCCCGAATTCCTTCATCCAACAGCTGATCGAGAGCCCCGATTTTTGCGCTGTTCTTACGAACAGTGATCTTGTCTCCGGTAGCGCTTTCGACCACTCCATCAACGTCCGACAGCAGTAAAGCTTTTGAATCCAGCGCTACTATCCTTTCCATTCCCGTACCTACAATAGGGGTACTCGGTTTCAGCAGCGGCACAGCCTGCCTCTGCATATTGGAACCCATCAGCGCCCTGTTGGCGTCATCGTGTTCAAGGAACGGTATCAGTGCGGCGGCTGCGCTCACAATCTGATGCGGCGCAACGTCCATATAGTCTACGTCTTTTACGTCGACTATCGGAAAATCACCCTTCATTCTCACTTGTGTAGTCTGTTCACTGAAGTGTCCCTTGTCATCGAGAGCGGCGTTCGCCTGCGCTATCATGCTTCTCTCTTCTTCGTCGGCGGAGAGGAACTCTATTTTATTCGTTACTCTCGTCTTCCCGTTGTGGCTCACCTCTCTATAAGGAGATTCGATGAAACCAAGAGTGTTTATCCTTGCGAAAGTGCAGAGCGATGAGATCAGACCGATGTTCGGACCTTCCGGGGTCTCGATCGGACAAAGCCTGCCGTAATGAGTGTAATGAATATCCCTGACCTCAAATCCTGCGCGTTCCCGCGTTAGTCCGCCCGGACCGAGTGCGCTTAACCTTCTCTTGTGGGTCAATT
This is a stretch of genomic DNA from Candidatus Neomarinimicrobiota bacterium. It encodes these proteins:
- the rpsG gene encoding 30S ribosomal protein S7 translates to MARRRRPEKRDILPDPRYSDLVVSKFINNLMLKGKKSTAETIFYSALEIIGGKLKTDAPLEIFQKALENATPMLEVRSRRIGGSTYQVPIEINPKRKQALAMRWLIGYARAGGGKSMAQKLANEFIAASKNEGATIEKKRNTHKMAEANKAFAHFRI
- a CDS encoding 30S ribosomal protein S12, producing the protein MPTISQLIRKGRSAPKKKTSAPALGGSPQKRGVCTRVYTTTPKKPNSALRKVARVRLTNGFEVTAYIPGEGHNLQEHSLVLIEGGRVKDLPGVRYHIIRGTQDASGVDDRRTSRSRYGTKKPKS
- the rpoC gene encoding DNA-directed RNA polymerase subunit beta', yielding MKPRQATFKENFKEIQISLASPDSILARSYGEILKPETINYRTYKPEKDGLFCEKIFGPVKDWECHCGKYKRPRYKGIICDRCGVEITRKKVRRERMGHITLAVPIVHIWYLRSIPSKISYVLGMSVKLLEKIVYYENYVVLDPGTTELEKNQLLSEDELNELEEEIGEETLYGDNPLVVDTGGDAIGKMLASLEIPELILELRDKVENETSVQRKLEALKRLRVVKSFEEREGKKLNKAEWMVMGIIPVIPPELRPLVPLDGGRFATSDLNDLYRRVIIRNNRLKQLMEIRAPEVILRNEKRMLQEAVDSLFDNSRRRTAVRSGSRRLLKSLSDMLKGKQGRFRQNLLGKRVDYSGRSVIVVGPDLQLHQCGLPKEMAIELFKPFIINKLIERGYQRTVKGAKKMVERKDSQIWDVLEEVIEDHPVLLNRAPTLHRLGIQAFQPVLVEGRAIRIHPLVCAAFNADFDGDQMAVHIPLSIEAQLEARVLMLASHNILSPAHGMPIALPSQDMVLGCYYLTKSLPGAKGEGMTFSSPSEAKIAYDHDLITLHTDIIVRRNGEMINTTVGRVIFNDIVPKELEYVNRVVTKKYLEKIVGEAFRISGNYDTVTFLDGLKKLGFEHATLSGISFGLDDVVIPPEKQELVEEAHKQVKQVIAQYEAEIITDGERYNKVIDIWTSTSLKIGDAMMKHLEEADHGFNPVYMMSDSGARGNREQIRQLAGMRGLMAKPQKSLTGGTGEIIENPITSNFKEGLTVLEYFISTHGARKGLADTALKTADAGYLTRRLVDVAQDVVILLEDCGTIRGISISALKEGEEVKELLKDRVLGRVALDDVHDPITEEFIVGAGTEIDEAVADVIENSAVESIAIRSALTCEAKRGICAKCYGRNLTTGKMIFNGEAVGIMAAQSIGEPGTQLTLRTFHVGGAASVIAAKTEMHAKVGGYLKYDKKFKVTPKRAGGRIALTRNSKLHIVNKNGQNIVNYNVPYGATVLKDDGEKIEQDEVIFKWDPDVDVIIAQEDGIIKFVDIEEGQTLREEADEAGRKQRFIIESRDKKLTPKIEIITKRKKSETSARIPVRSQLMVSEGKKVKQGDILIKKRRESRKAGDITGGLPRVAELFEARQPKEPAVVSEIDGIVSYGKLRRGVQEIIVKGSEEEEKKYSVPYGKHVLVHPGDTVEAGEALSEGSIAPQDILNILGPGKVQEYLVDEIQAVYRFQDVRINDKHIEVIVRQMMRKVEVKDPGDTDYLEGDRINKIYFLDENNRIEGLVVVTDSGDSKINPGELLEKERFKQTNERLKKVDKKPMKSRTTNQATSKPLLLGITRASLNTESFISAASFQETTRVLTDAAVASKVDPLRGLKENVIMGRLIPAGTGSIISKNLILKVDDDKETGVSEQVSEMEEREAASVAEKTV
- the rpoB gene encoding DNA-directed RNA polymerase subunit beta, whose protein sequence is MPNLLDIQLESYEEFLQQKVAPVERESKGLQAVFETVFPIEDSQGHYKLEFINYIVGSPKYSIEECHDRGMTYNIPLKASLRLSIAEEDNKDEVAEVIEQDVFFGNIPFMTDRGTFIINGSERVIVSQLHRSPGVFFDQSIHPNGTKLYSARIIPFRGSWVDFTTDINDALFALIDRRKKFPVTTLLRAIGYSSNTDILELFGMAEEVKLSSRTISKYYEKALAENVVNKETGEILAEAGTKLDKELVAAMKKEGIKSVGLVVPTDEKDADVISNTLAKDASHDEESALRLIYKQLRSGEPPNLETARKFVDRLFFSPAKYDLGIVGRYRINRRFNLSTPDDTTVLTREDIVAIIKHLLEVKKGNETTDDIDHLGNRRIKTMGEQLSNQFSIAFARTARTIKERMNVSDAETLTPSELINSRIITSVINTFFGTSQLSQFMDQTNPLAELTHKRRLSALGPGGLTRERAGFEVRDIHYTHYGRLCPIETPEGPNIGLISSLCTFARINTLGFIESPYREVSHNGKTRVTNKIEFLSADEEERSMIAQANAALDDKGHFSEQTTQVRMKGDFPIVDVKDVDYMDVAPHQIVSAAAALIPFLEHDDANRALMGSNMQRQAVPLLKPSTPIVGTGMERIVALDSKALLLSDVDGVVESATGDKITVRKNSAKIGALDQLLDEGIREYKLIKYLRTNQDTCVNQKPLVKVGDKVNQGDILADGSATDRGELALGQNILVAFMPWRGYNYEDAIVVSARLARDDVFTSLHIEEYEMQVRDTKRGEEELTREIPNVSEEATRNLDEDGVIRIGAEVEPGDILIGKVTPKGETDPTPEEKLLKAIFGEKAGDVKDASLKASPGVYGVVVDTKMFTRRSKDFRQEEKQQTGKMRGRFRRRLNWLKSLRNEKMLKILEGKKSSGLRDGETGKSVLKMGLELTAERIAEIEFDALSREKPWTDNSKANALAFSLMDNYEARVQEIDEEWEKEKFKMKAGEDLPPGIIQLVKVYIASKRKISVGDKMAGRHGNKGVVAEIVPIEDMPFLADGTPIDLVLNPLGVPSRMNLGQIYETLLGYAGYKLGVHYETPVFDGARVEEVLEELKKAGIAEDGKTELYDGITGEKFHQRVTVGKIYMMKLSHLVDDKMHARSTGPYSLITQQPLGGKAQFGGQRFGEMEVWALEAYGAAYTLQEMLTVKSDDVDGRSKVYEALVKGQNLPDSGIPESFNVLLRELMGLGIDVELK